A window of Fusarium musae strain F31 chromosome 1, whole genome shotgun sequence genomic DNA:
TGGGGATAGTTTGAGCCAGCAAGTGCCACAAAGTCCATCTCATCTGTACCAGCAGGATCGAGGACTCAAGCAATTTGATGAGTCTTACCAGACCCAAGCAGATCAAGGCGCCCAAGTTCAACGCAAGCACCAGCCTCGGCATCATTCATCACAAGATTTGAGATCCGACAGTCGATCCATCCAATGAGTCTATCCTCTCCAGTGAATACTCAGCCACATAGCCGTGGCCTCGTGGCTCCGGAGGATGTTCTCCAAAAAGTAACCGTGGTGGATTTGTACCAACGACAGCAACGACACTTGTCGAATAAATCAGGACATTCTGCTGCATGCCCTTTTCCCCTGACAGCGGGTTCAAGCTCCCATCAGCAAGCCCAAAGGCTTGACAGTCGACCCCTAGTTCCTCGACACAGGCAATAGGGCCTCCTTCGTTCAACCGGGACAACACCCTTGGCAAATACGGGCCATTTTGAGTCGCATCACCGCTTAGAAGAGCCAGCACAAATCACAAGTATGGATGGAACCCCCTCCAAGCCTCCTGAAACTGCATTGGCGCCTGTAGCAAACATGTCTTGAGTTCCCAGCTTTCAGAGGTTGAACCTCCGAACGCACCATCACAGCGACTCTGGCGCAGCGAAGCAACCCAGAAGCGATCCATGCTTTGGCAATACACTAGCCGAAATTCATATACGTAGCCAAGTATTTGCACTATGAAGAGAGTGTGAGAATATGAAAAGGCATCAAGGAGCAGAATTAGGTGGCCCAAGCCGACTGATTCCATGTGATTTGACCTCTTCTACTCTTGAGCGGCAGGACGGCTCAAGTATACACGTCCTACATATCATGACACGGACACCGGAATGTTTGCGCAAGAGGACGAGCGTAAGGTGAGTATTACTTGTGTGGATACTAAGCAAAGAAAATTGTGTATTCAAGTACTGGAGGCATCATCAGAGGAAAGGCTGGATTTCCGCGGAGTTTGGCTAAGTCATTATGTTTGTGTTCGCGGATTTTACATCGCTTATAAGCAAGATCACACGGGAAGACAAACCCGCGCTACACAGGCTGGTGGTTGATCTGATGCTCAGATCATCCtattctttctctttttagcATGTTTGAAATAAACTCCCCGCCTCCTATCAAAGTAGAGGCTTCTTggataataaatatactgtGATTTGAGTGAATAAAAAGCCACCCCAAGTTGACGCTCTGAGGCTAGTGCACACAGTGGGATGTGGAAGTCAATTTCACTATTGAGGGAAATGAAAGCCCTTTGAGCCATCAAGACATTCGGCCTAGGTTCCAGGTTGAGAAGACAGTGGTGAAATATAATGAAAATATAATGTCGTATAGACAATCGGTATCAATATGTATAGCCAGTGCTCCCATCCAATACCACCTTCGGCAACGCAGTAGCCCTTTTCTCCGCAACCGATAAAAACGCCGTTCAAATGCTCAAAACCCCGTTCTTTGACACATGCATGTACACAGGTAAAACGACAAGCAGAAGTAATGGTATAACTTCTCAACACGCtcgccaacagcaacatAACAAACGAAGAATGCCCAAGATATAGTGAAACTGCTGCCGTTTAATCCGCATCGTCATCAGTGACACCGACGGGAGGCCGCACAGAATCGGGAATGCTGCGGCCGTACCACCATTCGTCCTCTTCTACCAGTCCATCTTCACTGATCAAATCCAGCATGACCTGTTGGTTGCGTTTGATATCCTGTGGACGCTCGACAACCCGACGCTGAAGGATCAAAGCTTCGGCTGTTGTGAGCCAGATCTGTTGCAGTACTGGAAGGTCGCTGAGCAATGCCTGAGCCTGTTGCGAAGTAAGAGGTGACATGGGAGCCCCAGCAGATAAGCTCGTGTTGAAGACAAGATTGGTCTCCCAATCCATATTTCCATCTATTGAGCCAGAACTCCGGACCTTGTTCAATACAGTACCAGACGATCGAGCTTCACTAGTGGATTTTTTGCGTCCGAAAAGACCTCGTTTCGGCTTCGATGCTGGCTGTTCAGTAGATGGCGCCTCTTTCGTGAGAGCATTGAACCATGTGTCAACAGCGCCACGCCTGCTGTTGTAGCCCTTGATTTCCCATAGCCTTTCCACTTGTCGGAGTCCACCAATGCACAAAATTGCAACATGCATATCATCAGACGGTTTCTCCCGAATATAACCACGAAGTGACCGCTCGACTCTACCAACATATGTCGGTGGTCGGAGTCTCCGACAGAACGATGATATTACAAGGGGAAAGACTTCGTGGACTCTTAATAAGGTTTGGTCGTCGTACATGCTCATGATTTCAGCTTCAATAGGGTTCAAAGTATAAGGTTCCCTTCTCAATCCTTTTCCTCCGTTCTCAGCCATACGCTTTAGGTACAATTTCCGGTACGTCTCGAAGAAGTGGAATATGGTAAATAGAAGAGGTATTAGGCGTCGTCGCATGCGCTCGTTCTGGGGTGCAAATGCAAGTCGTTGAGCTTCAGTCTGGCGAAGGAAGATATCTTTTGTGATCCATTCACACATTAGAAAGGCTAGCTTGGCAGCGACGTGTAATCGATGCCATATCCCGCATAAATGTTGGAAGTTGATCTCGCTCGGGTCTGTGATAGGGTATAGGCGGGAGGCGTAGGCGGGAATATGATTTTCGAGATGATATCGAGCGATAGTATTTTCGTTGAAAGTGACGAGAGTATGCCACGATTTGGAGGCAAGTCGGAGGTTCAGGACGTCGGTTAGTGGGAGGGCAGAAATGATTTGAATCTGTAATTCGTTGGGAAGTCCTAGGAAGAGCTGATCGAAGCTAGCACTAATTTCACCGGTCAGCAAAGTGAAAGAATAATCATTATGCCAAAAGAGCATTACCTTTTTTGCGGCGTTTCTACAGACACTCGAGGCGCATGACCAGACGGGACATTCGATTTAGAGTGGAGTATCGAGACCTTGGAGCGAAGGCCGAAAAACCTTGACTTATCACGCTTCTGGTCAAGGGGCCTTGAAGGTTCAACATCGACGGTTTTTGTTTCTCGTAGAGGCAGAATAAATCTCGAGGGCGACGTGGAGGTATCTAGATTATCTCGAATCGGAGGAGgttggtgctgatgttgatgtgcATTGAGCTGGCTTAGCTTTTCGAAGTAACGCTCAGAAGCAAATTCAGTGATATGTGGCGGATCCATAGCCATCGTCCGCGCTTGATGATGGGCCATGGTGATGGGCGTCGAAGAGAAAACGAGCGACGTTCGACGTTCGACGTTCGACGCTATCGACGAGAGGGCGCAAGGGCCGCGACGTATTAGAAAGGACGGTGTCGCCTTTGCTGAGCGGACCTAAATGGCTACAGACGTCCGTCTCTATTGCGCACTGAATGAGAATATACTCGACATGGCGAGAGGAAGAGCGGTTTGGCGAGACGGAGGGATCGGGAACGCCGAAAACTACGGACCGGAGATCCGGAGGCACAGGTAAATTGAGTTCAAGGGCCAGACGTCAAAGAAAAAGGCTGATGATAAGAAAAACGAAGGGCAAGCAGTCGGTCGATATCGTGAAAGGCGAGGTTGTGGTGTTTCGTGTTGGTTTGGATAGAACGAACTGCGCGGGATAAACGGGAAAGTGGGAAGGGTAATGGTACAAGGAAAGAGCGAGAGAGCGTAGTGATGACTACTTAGCTGGGCTATAGAAGGAAGGGGACTTCCAGGTACAAGGATACTTGGGTACGTACGGTACAAATCCGGGGGAGAATGGAACGACGTGGAGGGGGTGTGAGGTGGAGCATTTTATTTTTCCCCCTCGTAGTAAGAGGTGTGAGTTTAAATTGGTCGCGACTCCACACGGGACGATAATGATTCTCTCTGAACAGAGTAGAGACAGGTGCTATCTTGAATGGGGACGAATAGCAAGAGTGAACCACTACATACCTATGATAGATGCCTACTGGATGAGAATCAAGCTTTCTGGCCAGAAACCTAGTAGTTCGTATTGAGACTGCACTCTTTTCCCATGTCGAGACGATtgtttaaaaagaaaggctGGATTTGGTGTGAACGTCCCAAATATCTGGATACTTCCCGTTCTGGGTATTACCTGGGTTCCTGCTAAGGTAGGGAAGGTTTAGAAGATTGACTGATAAGATACATCCCATATCGTCAAGTGAGTGCACCGA
This region includes:
- a CDS encoding hypothetical protein (EggNog:ENOG41) is translated as MAHHQARTMAMDPPHITEFASERYFEKLSQLNAHQHQHQPPPIRDNLDTSTSPSRFILPLRETKTVDVEPSRPLDQKRDKSRFFGLRSKVSILHSKSNVPSGHAPRVSVETPQKSASFDQLFLGLPNELQIQIISALPLTDVLNLRLASKSWHTLVTFNENTIARYHLENHIPAYASRLYPITDPSEINFQHLCGIWHRLHVAAKLAFLMCEWITKDIFLRQTEAQRLAFAPQNERMRRRLIPLLFTIFHFFETYRKLYLKRMAENGGKGLRREPYTLNPIEAEIMSMYDDQTLLRVHEVFPLVISSFCRRLRPPTYVGRVERSLRGYIREKPSDDMHVAILCIGGLRQVERLWEIKGYNSRRGAVDTWFNALTKEAPSTEQPASKPKRGLFGRKKSTSEARSSGTVLNKVRSSGSIDGNMDWETNLVFNTSLSAGAPMSPLTSQQAQALLSDLPVLQQIWLTTAEALILQRRVVERPQDIKRNQQVMLDLISEDGLVEEDEWWYGRSIPDSVRPPVGVTDDDAD